In Notamacropus eugenii isolate mMacEug1 chromosome 1, mMacEug1.pri_v2, whole genome shotgun sequence, one genomic interval encodes:
- the LOC140513775 gene encoding uncharacterized protein isoform X1: MVTKKLINMITAGNKAIFSNLPSPSQGLLINCHNVSIPNIPSPSQGLLINCHNVSISNISSPSQGLLTINCHNVSISNLPSPSQGLLTINCHNVSISNLPSPSQGLLTINCHNVSISNLSSPSQGLLTINCHNVSISNLPSPSQGLLTINCHNVSISNLSSLSQGLLTINCHNVSISKIPSPSQGLLTINCHNVSISNLPSPSQGLVTINCHNVSISNLSSLSQGLLTINCHNVSISNLPSPSQGLLTINCYNVSVGLCSFTSDLHPLTSSWFSSTLPVLPLHQAPPTTYDPGFQIIWAY, from the coding sequence atggtgaccaagaagttaatcaacatgatcacagcagggaaCAAAGCCATATTCTcaaatctcccctcccccagccagggccttctcatcaactgtcacaatgtgtcaatCCCAAacatcccctcccccagccagggccttctcatcaactgtcacaatgtgtcaatCTCAAACATCTCCTCCCCCAGCCAGGGTCTTCTcaccatcaactgtcacaatgtgtcaatctcaaacctcccctcccccagccagggccttctcaccatcaactgtcacaatgtgtcaatctcaaacctcccctcccccagccagggtcttctcaccatcaactgtcacaatgtgtcaatCTCAAACCTctcctcccccagccagggccttctcaccatcaactgtcacaatgtgtcaatctcaaacctcccctcccccagccagggtcttctcaccatcaactgtcacaatgtgtcaatCTCAAACCTctcctccctcagccagggccttctcaccatcaactgtcacaatgtgtcaatCTCAAAaatcccctcccccagccagggtcttctcaccatcaactgtcacaatgtgtcaatctcaaacctcccctcccccagccagggtcTTGTcaccatcaactgtcacaatgtgtcaatCTCAAACCTctcctccctcagccagggccttctcaccatcaactgtcacaatgtgtcaatctcaaacctcccctcccccagccagggccttctcaccatcaactgttacaatgtgtcagttggcctgtgttctttcACCTCTGACCTGCacccactcacttcctcctggttcagctccacccttcctgttctgcctcttcatcaagctcctcccaccacatatgaTCCAGGCTtccagatcatatgggcctattaa